In Papaver somniferum cultivar HN1 chromosome 1, ASM357369v1, whole genome shotgun sequence, a genomic segment contains:
- the LOC113347390 gene encoding RING-H2 finger protein ATL3-like, translating into MSTDGRAPSPSPLLSPLPPPPLPHASNALSTLAIIVIFILCPCCCCYWCNKNKGPQQQQQAEQRSITELQQQYRSNISDDHHIVISTAIVELAPRPRKTLPSDQSRFIEIGTSLPSECAICLEDIRGDKAKQGAGNRKICMMPQCKHMFHVDCIHNWVTSEEDNNAIHTCPICRASI; encoded by the coding sequence ATGTCTACTGACGGAAGAGCTCCATCACCctctcctcttctttctcctcttcctcctcctcctcttccacATGCTAGCAACGCTCTCAGCACCTTGGCAATCATTGTAATATTCATACTATGCCCGTGTTGTTGTTGCTACTGGTGTAACAAGAACAAAggaccacaacaacaacaacaagcagAACAACGATCTATCACAGAGCTACAACAACAATATCGAAGTAATATCAGTGATGATCATCATATTGTCATTAGTACTGCAATTGTAGAGTTAGCTCCACGGCCAAGGAAAACTCTACCATCTGATCAGAGTAGATTCATCGAGATTGGGACGTCTTTGCCATCTGAATGCGCTATATGCTTAGAAGATATACGAGGAGATAAAGCCAAGCAGGGTGCGGGAAATCGTAAAATATGTATGATGCCTCAGTGCAAACATATGTTTCATGTTGATTGCATTCACAATTGGGTGACATCTGAAGAAGATAATAATGCCATTCATACTTGCCCTATTTGTAGAGCTTCCATATGA
- the LOC113294288 gene encoding guanine nucleotide-binding protein subunit beta-like: protein MSVAELKERHVAAAATVNSLRERLKQKRLLLLDTDVAGYSRLQGRSAISFGPTDLVCCRTLQGHTGKVYSLDWTPEKNRIVSASQDGRLIVWNALTSQKIHAIKLPCAWVMTCAFSSSGQTVASGGLDSVCTIFNLNSPIDKDGNLPVSRILSGHKGYVSSCQYVPDDDTHLITSSGDQTCVLWDVTTGQRISVFGGEFPSGHTGDVLSVSINGSNSKIFVSGSCDATARLWDTRIASRAVRTYHGHDGDVNTVKFFPDGQRFGTGSDDGTCRLFDMRTGHQLQVYQQPGGIDVPTVTSIAFSSSGRLLFAGYSNGDCFVWDTLLAKVVHNLGSLQTSHEGRITCLGLSADGSALCTGGWDRNLKIWAFGGLRKVT, encoded by the exons ATGTCAGTTGCAGAACTTAAAGAGCGGCATGTAGCTGCAGCAGCAACTGTAAATTCACTTAGAGAACGATTGAAGCAGAAAAGACTTCTTCTACTTGATACAGATG TTGCTGGGTATTCGAGATTACAAGGAAGAAGTGCGATTAGCTTTGGACCTACTGATCTGGTGTGTTGCAGAACATTGCAAGGACACACTGGAAAG GTTTATTCATTGGATTGGACTCCTGAGAAGAACAGAATTGTCAGTGCATCACAAGATGGAAGGTTAATCGTATGGAATGCTCTAACAAGCCAGAAAATACATGCAATAAAGCTACCCTGTGCATGGGTCATGACATGTGCCTTCTCGTCTAGCGGCCAGACTGTTGCGAGTGGTGGCCTTGATAGTGTCTGCACTATCTTCAATCTTAATTCACCAATTGACAAGGATGGGAATCTTCCGGTATCAAGAATACTTAGTGGACACAAGGGTTATGTATCATCGTGTCAGTATGTTCCGGATGATGACACACACTTAATAACAAGCTCTGGTGATCAGACATGTGTTTTATGGGATGTTACTACAGGACAGAGAATTTCCGTCTTTGGAGGTGAATTCCCATCCGGGCACACTGGCGATGTTTTGAG TGTTTCGATTAATGGATCAAACTCAAAGATTTTTGTCTCTGGTTCATGTGATGCAACTGCTCGATTGTGGGACACACGTATTGCAAGTCGAGCAGTACGGACATATCATGGTCACGATGGAGATGTGAATACTGTTAAATTTTTCCCGGATGGGCAGAGATTTGGAACTGGCTCGGACGATGGTACATGCAGGTTGTTTGACATGAGGACTGGACACCAGCTCCAGGTTTATCAACAACCTGGAGGTATTGATGTTCCTACTGTGACTTCTATTGCGTTCTCATCATCAGGCAGGCTCTTGTTTGCTGGATATTCCAATGGGGATTGCTTCGTGTGGGATACTTTGTTAGCAAAG GTTGTTCATAACTTGGGTTCTCTGCAAACCTCACACGAGGGTCGGATAACCTGTTTGGGGTTGTCAGCTGATGGGAGTGCGTTGTGTACAGGAGGTTGGGATAGGAATCTCAAG ATTTGGGCTTTTGGAGGGCTGCGAAAGGTGACTTAA
- the LOC113294277 gene encoding glucose-6-phosphate isomerase, cytosolic-like, with translation MASSTLICETQPWKALKAHVEDIKKTHLRDLMGDSERCKSMMLEFDGLFLDYSRQCGNQDTMAKLLELAEAAHLKEKIGKMYSGEHINNTEDRSVLHVALRAPRDAVMSSDGINVVPEVWKVLDKINEFSEKIRSGSWIGATGKALKDVVAVGIGGSFLGPLFVHTALQTDSEAVACGKGRQLRFLANVDPVDVAKSIAGLNPETTLVVVVSKTFTTAETMLNARTLREWISAALGPQAVAKHMVAVSTNLALVEQFGIDPNNAFAFWDWVGGRYSVCSAVGVLPLSLQYGFPLVEKFLKGASSIDKHFNSAPFEKNIPVLLGLLSVWNVSFLGYPARAILPYCQALEKFAPHIQQVSMESNGKGVSIDGVPLPFEAGEIDFGEPGTNGQHSFYQLIHQGRVIPCDFIGVVKSQQPVYLKGEVVSNHDELMSNFFAQPDALAYGKTAEQLLGEKVPQHLVPHKTFSGNRPSLSLLLPSLNAYNVGQLLAIYEHRVAVEGFVWGINSFDQWGVELGKSLASQVRKQLNKARTNGEPVEGFNYSTRTLLTKYLEGNSDVPSEPVTLLPKI, from the exons ATGGCTTCTTCAACTCTTATTTGTGAAACCCAACCTTGGAAAGCTTTAAAG GCTCATGTTGAAGATATTAAAAAGACTCATTTACGTGATTTGATGGGTGACTCAGAACGCTGCAAATCCATGATGCT GGAGTTTGATGGGTTGTTTTTGGATTACTCGAGGCAATGTGGTAATCAGGACACCATGGCAAAACTGTTGGAGCTGGCTGAG GCAGCACATCTCAAAGAAAAAATTGGCAAAATGTATAGCGGAGAACAT ATAAACAACACCGAGGATAGATCTGTTCTTCACGTGGCTCTACGTGCTCCAAGAGATGCTGTTATGTCCAGTGATGGTATAAATGTAGTTCCAGAGGTTTGGAAGGTTTTGGACAAGATCAACGAGTTCAGTGAAAAAATTCGCAGTGGCTCTTGG ATTGGAGCCACGGGGAAGGCATTGAAAGATGTTGTTGCTGTTGGTATTGGAGGCAGCTTTTTAGGTCCCCTCTTTGTACACACTGCACTTCAGACAG ATTCGGAGGCTGTGGCCTGTGGAAAAGGACGCCAGTTGCGTTT TCTCGCAAATGTGGATCCAGTTGATGTTGCAAAGAGTATCGCAGGGTTGAACCCTGAAACCACCTTGG TTGTGGTGGTCTCAAAGACATTTACAACAGCTGAGACCATGTTGAATGCTCGCACACTGAGGGAGTGGATTTCAGCTGCTCTTGG GCCTCAGGCTGTTGCAAAGCATATGGTGGCAGTCAGCACCAATCTTGCG CTTGTTGAGCAGTTCGGTATTGACCCTAATAATGCTTTTGCTTTCTGGGATTGGGTTGGAGGTCGATATAGTG TTTGTAGTGCTGTTGGAGTATTACCTCTGTCTCTCCAATACGGATTCCCTCTTGTTGAAAA GTTTTTAAAAGGAGCTTCCAGCATCGATAAGCATTTCAATTCAGCACCTTTTGAGAAAAACATACCT GTACTTTTAGGTTTATTGAGTGTTTGGAATGTTTCGTTTCTTGGATACCCTGCAAGA GCCATCTTGCCTTACTGTCAAGCACTAGAGAAGTTCGCTCCCCATATCCAACAG GTTAGCATGGAGAGCAATGGCAAAGGTGTATCAATTGATGGTGTTCCTCTTCCTTTCGAGGCAGGCGAAATTGATTTTGGTGAGCCAGGTACAAACGGACAGCACAGCTTTTACCAGCTAATTCATCAG GGACGCGTGATTCCTTGTGATTTTATTGGTGTTGTTAAGAGTCAGCAACCTGTGTACCTGAAAG GGGAAGTGGTGAGCAACCACGACGAATTAATGTCTAACTTCTTTGCACAGCCAGACGCTCTTGCTTATGGGAAG ACCGCCGAACAATTGCTTGGAGAAAAGGTCCCTCAGCATCTTGTTCCTCACAAG ACCTTCTCTGGCAACCGTCCATCACTCAGCCTTCTACTTCCTTCTCTGAACGCGTACAACGTTGGACAG TTGCTGGCTATCTATGAGCACAGAGTTGCAGTGGAAGGTTTCGTATGggggattaattcttttgatcaATGGGGAGTCGAATTAGGAAAG TCACTTGCTTCCCAAGTTAGGAAACAACTTAACAAGGCACGCACAAACGGAGAACCAGTCGAGGGGTTCAATTACAGTACCAGAACTTTGCTAACAAAATATCTTGAG GGAAATTCAGATGTCCCTTCCGAGCCAGTCACTCTGCTACCAAAAATATAG